One region of Anaerolineae bacterium genomic DNA includes:
- a CDS encoding undecaprenyl-diphosphate phosphatase, translated as MDSFQAIILGIIQGLTEFLPVSSSGHLVIFQNLFGLKEPELFFDISVHVGTLAAIVIFFRKEIRAIIISLAHFIALALKKRCSFHDVYEDEDAKLAILIVVGSIPTAIIGILFHKIADTLFSSVVVVGFMLIITGLLLWGTRLIKKDRKSINSFSVRDALIIGLVQGMAIMPGISRSGSTIAAGLFLGLNRETAARYSFLLSIPAIMGAAALSLNNLSADNVLPLKVTFFGAFTSCVVGYWALKLLVKIVKHGRIQIFAPYCWAIGILALIW; from the coding sequence ATGGATTCATTTCAGGCAATAATATTAGGCATAATTCAGGGGCTGACAGAGTTCCTGCCGGTCAGCAGTTCAGGGCATCTGGTAATTTTTCAGAATCTTTTCGGGCTAAAGGAGCCTGAACTTTTTTTTGATATCAGCGTGCATGTTGGAACCCTTGCGGCTATAGTAATATTCTTCCGGAAAGAGATACGGGCCATAATAATTTCTTTGGCGCATTTTATTGCTCTGGCGTTAAAGAAAAGGTGCTCTTTCCACGATGTTTATGAGGATGAGGATGCAAAACTGGCGATACTTATAGTTGTCGGATCCATTCCAACCGCTATTATCGGTATTTTATTTCATAAAATTGCCGACACCCTTTTTTCCTCTGTAGTTGTTGTCGGTTTTATGCTTATTATAACCGGTTTACTTTTGTGGGGAACGCGATTAATTAAAAAAGATCGCAAAAGCATTAACAGTTTTTCAGTTAGAGATGCCTTAATTATAGGGCTTGTACAGGGAATGGCCATAATGCCGGGAATTTCAAGATCAGGTTCAACTATTGCCGCGGGGCTCTTTTTAGGATTAAACCGTGAGACAGCCGCCAGGTATTCCTTTCTCCTGTCAATACCGGCTATTATGGGAGCCGCAGCCCTTAGCCTGAATAATTTATCGGCCGATAATGTTCTTCCATTAAAGGTTACATTCTTTGGCGCATTTACTTCATGTGTTGTGGGATACTGGGCGCTGAAATTGCTGGTTAAGATAGTTAAACATGGACGCATTCAAATTTTTGCGCCATACTGCTGGGCTATAGGGATTTTGGCCTTAATCTGGTGA
- a CDS encoding phosphomannomutase/phosphoglucomutase gives MNSEIFREYDIRGIAGKDMTEADVVLIGKGVGTFLKKRGHSNLSVGRDCRLTSDLYSEKIIEGLLSTGCNVVDIGVCPTPVFYFSIKQLALEGGVMVTASHNPKEYNGFKLCIDLDSIHGNDIQKILAIINEQSFVQGKGLMLSENIIPSYMEYIEKNINISRRIKVGVDAGNGTAGVVALPILKNLKCEVHDIFCDMDGTFPNHAADPTVAKNMKDIIALVKEKGLDMGIGYDGDGDRIGVVDEKGNMIFGDQLMIIFSREILSRKPGATFISEVKCSKTMYEDIEKHGGRAIMWKTGHSLIKKKMKEEKAELAGEMSGHIFFADRYLGFDDAIYASCRLIEILADTGKTISELLSDVPQTYSTPEIRVECPDNKKFNVVKEVTEYFREKYNVIDIDGVRVLFDDGWGLVRASNTQPALVLRFEAMSEKRLSEIRNLVESVLADIEKMF, from the coding sequence ATGAATTCTGAAATATTCAGAGAATATGATATCCGGGGAATTGCCGGCAAGGACATGACCGAAGCTGATGTCGTATTGATCGGGAAAGGGGTCGGCACATTCCTTAAAAAGCGCGGTCATTCAAATCTCAGCGTGGGCCGAGACTGCAGATTAACTTCCGACCTGTATTCAGAAAAAATCATCGAAGGCTTGCTGTCAACCGGCTGTAATGTGGTCGATATCGGTGTATGCCCGACCCCGGTCTTTTATTTCTCAATCAAGCAGCTCGCGCTGGAAGGCGGCGTAATGGTTACAGCCAGCCACAATCCTAAAGAATACAACGGGTTTAAGCTTTGCATTGATTTAGATTCAATACACGGAAATGATATCCAGAAAATCCTTGCTATTATTAATGAGCAATCGTTTGTTCAGGGAAAGGGCCTGATGTTATCTGAAAATATTATTCCGTCATATATGGAATATATTGAAAAAAATATAAATATATCAAGGCGGATTAAAGTCGGCGTGGATGCCGGCAACGGCACGGCAGGAGTGGTGGCTTTGCCGATATTAAAAAATCTCAAATGTGAGGTCCATGATATTTTTTGTGACATGGACGGAACCTTTCCAAATCATGCAGCTGATCCAACAGTCGCAAAGAACATGAAAGACATTATTGCTCTTGTGAAGGAAAAAGGGCTCGACATGGGAATCGGTTATGACGGCGACGGTGACCGCATCGGTGTTGTTGATGAAAAAGGGAACATGATCTTCGGCGATCAGCTTATGATTATTTTTTCCAGGGAAATCCTGTCAAGAAAACCGGGCGCCACATTCATATCAGAGGTAAAGTGTTCAAAAACAATGTATGAGGATATTGAAAAACACGGCGGCAGAGCCATTATGTGGAAAACCGGACATTCCCTTATCAAAAAGAAAATGAAAGAAGAAAAGGCGGAGTTGGCGGGCGAAATGAGCGGCCACATATTCTTTGCCGACCGATATTTAGGCTTTGACGATGCAATATATGCTTCCTGCCGGCTTATTGAAATACTGGCTGATACCGGAAAGACGATATCGGAGCTTCTGTCCGATGTTCCCCAAACCTATTCAACCCCTGAAATACGGGTTGAATGTCCTGACAATAAAAAATTCAATGTGGTTAAAGAAGTTACCGAATATTTCCGCGAAAAATACAATGTTATAGATATCGACGGAGTTCGAGTGCTGTTTGATGATGGTTGGGGCCTTGTGCGAGCATCAAATACCCAGCCGGCTCTTGTGCTGCGCTTTGAAGCCATGTCTGAAAAAAGGCTTTCAGAA